ATTGACTGTTTGCACCCCCTCaatacttgttttttttgtttgtttgtttgtttgttttttgagacagggtctcattctgttacccagactagagtgcagcggtgcaatcttggctcacagctcacccacaacctccacttcccaggctccagtgattctcctgcctcagcctctagagtagctaagattacaggcacgcaccaccacacctggataatttttgaatttttagtggagacagggtttcaccatgttggccaggctggtcttgaattcctgacctcaaatgatccaccggccttggcctcccaaaggtctgggattacaggtatgagccacagcagCTGGCCACCTCCAATACTTTCTCTCTTTAGAAAACCTCCAAACTGATAAATACTGGAGTGTTTACAGTTCTACCATATCTTTTGCAACATACTATTGCTGTAGTTATCAATAAATTAATAGATTAATCTTTGAAAGTAATACATCTAAACGGAAATCTTTGACAGCTCAGGCAAGGAGTTCTTCGAGTTCAGGGTTCAAGTTGCTCCTCTCAGCACCACTTTGGATATTTATGATGTTTGACCTACATACAGGGTAATGATTCAACACTCAAGAGTCAGGTTTGAGGAAAGTGCTATTTTTTTCCTCGCCACAAGATGGAGTGTTTGTTCCTTTTGGTAGTTAAATATTTTAGCCCACACAACTAAGGAAACATTTAGAGGAACAATAAATCACCATATAAATCCAAGGATATTATTATAAATAGAAAACCACTTTGCAAAATCCTTCTTTAACAAACTCCCTTTCCAATCGTTGGCATTTAATCTCCTATTGAATTTCTAACTCCCCAGGAATGTATCGCTTTCTGTTTATGTCAGAAAACTCTAAGTTTCATGATTCCTTCCACAGCCCTGATCCTGTTACTATTATAAACGTTTGCTTGGCTTTTGAGTTTTGTCCTGTTACAGCCCAGTACCCCGGTCATACGTGTCCTAACTTCGTTCAGGTCCACTTCATCAACTCTAACTGAAACATATGCTTTGGGATAGTGCTTTCTCTCCTCTACTTCCAAGCTCACTACTCGGTAACATCAATTATATCGCAAATGAATAATAACTTTACCCcattatcctttttctttttttgagacacagtctggctctgtcactcgggttggagtacagtggtgcaatcatggctcactgcagcctcaacctctctgactcaagtgatcctcccgcctcagcctcctgagtagctggactacacgcacatgccaccatgcccggctaatttttttactttttacttttacatgttggccaggctggtcttgaactcctgaactcaagtaatcggcccacctccacttcccaaagtgctgggattacaggtgtgagccactgtgcccggcccccattattctttttgttgtcattgctcaTAATGACAGAAAGACATTATATTCTCTTTGATgagcctctttatttttttccaacctTTCTCTCATCCACTAGCCAGATGATGCATTTAAATCAGAGCAGATGCATCCACAGCTATGTAGGGGGAACTTCCTCTAAGGCAGTAAGAGGTTACGAGGCGAGcacacaggaagcatggctaaaGGAGTAAGAGAGGGAGGGTAGTGGGGTGAACAAATGGACTTGGAAGCATTAGCCAGATGCTTCCCAAGGCTACCTGGTAGCTGTAGTGTGCAGAATAATTGACCCACTTCCTGACATCAGTCTTGTCTTCCACGGAGATAGATCTCACGCTGGccttggaggcagaagttgtgggcATGCTGAACTCGACATTCACACGATTGGCAAATCTGGAAGGCACTTCCCGGTCAGAGCCGAGTTCAAGGTGGCAAAAGAAACAGTGTGGGTGACCGGAAGCTATGAAAGAAAGACAATCGAGAGATCAGATTATTTGGGGAGAAAGTGGAAGGAGCAGCCGAAGGAGCAGCCAAAGGAGCCACTTCAGTAATAAAGGAGGCCTGTGGGCTCAGCACCTGGCAGGCTTTCAGCGGGTCCAGTGTTGAGCAATAGGATCCGCCCGGCTCAGCAGAATTCACGCTCTGTGTGCCTCAGCCCCTTGATATAACTCCATCGGATTCTAGCAGCCTGGTATCCCAACAATAAAACCCAAGGCCTGAGAAACAGGGGCCATCCTGCCTGCTCGGGTGAGAGTGAGATGTGAACACAGCCCAAACACTAAGAAATAAGGGGTAAGGATGTAAAGAATGGAATAGAAGGGATCAGCACTTGGCACCTAATAAAGTATCAATGACAGCTTCCTGGAGCAAATCATTGCTTTCCTTTGACGAATGAACtgattttcttaatagcatttCATAGTTTCAAAATGCTTTTGGCACGCTTTTGTGCGTGAATGACATATGTAAATGACAGACTTTATAAATAGCACACAGATATTAGCGAGGCATATGGAACACTGGGCAAAACACCAACCAGCAGAACACCTGGGTTGGACTTCCAGCTCCCCTACCAAGCAGCAGAGCTCCTGCCCTCAAGTCCTTTATAGTCTCCAGGCCTCAattcctcctctgtaaagtggggagATTAGGGTACGAGGAAACAGTACAACATGGTGGACTGGACAATGCCAGGCACAGTCCCTTGCTGCTCCTTAATTCTATACATCTATGGGTAATTCCACTATACTCGTGATGGCAAACTTCGGGTTTGATTTTCACTCGAGAATTGTTATTGAGATTTTTGAGGAAAAAGAGTCAGAGCTTAGTTCTATGACCATAACCACTGAAAACACCACTGTCATTCATCTGCTGTATAGGAAGCATTGAAGCATCCTATGACTCGTTCGatgttaaatctttttttttggagacggagtctcactctgtcacccaggctggagtgcagtggcgcgatcttggctcacctgcaacctccgcctcctgggttcacgccattctcctgcttcagcctcccgagtagctgggactacaggcacctgccaccatgcccagctaattttttgtatttttagtagagacggggtttcaccatgttagccatgatggtcttgatctcctgaccttgtgatcctccctcctgggcctcccaaagtgctgggattacaggcatgaaccaccgcgcctggcctcaatgtTAAATCCTTTACACAGATTCTCTCTTTGAGTCTTCATTAGGATCCTTTGAGGTCAGAATGTTACCTTCGTTTTATAGTTGAGGAAGGTAAGGCTTAGGGAGGTAAAATGAGCTACCCACAGtcacagctagaaagtggcaaaGCTAAAAACTGAAACTagcaggaggccgaggtgggcggatcacaaggtcaggagattgagaccatcctggccaacaaggtgaaaccccgtctctactaaaaatacaaaaaattaggcgggcgtggtggcaggtgcctgtagtcccagctactcaggaggctgaggcaggagaatggcatgaacccaggaggcagagcttgcagtgagccgagattgcgccactgcactccagcctgggggacagagcgaaactctgcctcaaaaaaaaaaaaaaaaaactgaacctAGCAGTCTGACCCCAGAGTGTTCTTAACCACTTTGTCTGAGTCATAACCTCATGGTCCCCAAAACACAAGACCAAGTTTGCAGGGTGACAGGGGTAGAGGGGGATTGAGCTGTAAGAACCCCCATATTGCAACTAGCTATAGATAAACAACATGAAATGGCCTTGCCTTAATTATGTAACTGAAACAGCCCCTTAGTTATCCCAGTTTCCACAAACAAACAATTCCTATGTTCTTTATTGGTCTGGCCAGGACTTTTCAATCTCAGAGAGTGAGGACATACACACCCGCTCTCCAAGGAAAACATTAGATAGTGAAGTTATTTGTTTTGCTCTGTTTCACAGACATAACATATTTCAGTGGTTATTTCTAAAGAGTAAAGCTTTGGAAAATTGAAAAATGTGCACTAATTTTAGGAAAAGAATTTAAGTAAGATACATATaacagtaaaaattaaattacttgaAAATGAATCCattcaatgtttttaaattgtgtgccacAGATGTAATGATACAGCTATCATTTATGAGACATTTTATTACAGGCCAGATACTGCGCTAAGCCCTTAaaagcattatctcatttcattctgAATGAACTAGATATTAATaaccctattttatagatgagaaaaattagGTTTCTCTGAGAGGGTTAAGTAAattgcccgaggtcacacagccattaagtggtagagctggaaaTAAGATTCAGAGATGACTCTGCCTTCAAACTATGTCCTAAATTCTTCTCAATATATTGCTGTGAAATTAGATCACAACCAAGTATACAGAAGCATCTCTTAATTTAATAGCAACTTGGACAACTCTTTTAATCTAATTACACTTATTTTGCACATTGTTGGAATATGGAGAAATCTTTCCTTTCTACCCAACTGATTCCCTCCTTTTACTCCACCAAAGTGTATTCACAGCAAATTCTGAAAGCAGCATTCTTTCCTAGAATCCTAGCATCAGCTCTCAGATGGGTGAGGGTGGTGGACAGTTAAGGAAGTTCAATTTTGAAAGCTATTGTGGTTTAATTCATAGTAATGCATTAAATAAGTCCACACATGCTGTCATTGTCCTTGATGAGGttgagaaaattcaacaaaaaattCAGATGTTTAAAATTTCCCATACAAGGATGATCATATTGGGACTGTTTTCCCTCTACCAGGTCTAATGAGAACGGGGGGTTCCTGCAAAGAAAGCCACGTATGCAGGACAGAATGTTTCATTTCCTGGCGATGATCTGTGGAAGCAGCACGACTTATGTTGGTGCCTTCTAAGATGAAGAAaaactcctagcactttgggaggctgaggcgggcagatcacgaggtcaggaggtcgagaccatcctggctaagatggtgaaaccccatctctactaaaaatacaaaaaaattagccacgcgtggtggcgggcgcctgtagtcccagctacaagggaggctgaggcaggagaatggagtgaacccgggaggcggagcttgcagtgagccaagatcgtgccgctgcactccagcctgggcgacagagactccatctcaaacaaaaaaacaaagaaagaaaaactcttgGGATGAGGGTGGGCGGGGTCCTTGGAGAGCTCAGAGAGGGGAGCTGCCCACCTATGTGGCTGGGCTGGGCCGGGCTGGGCTCCACCAGTGGGAGTCACGTTGGAATTCAAAGGTGGCTGCTTGGTCTCTTGGTGGCTGGGAATGGGACAAGCCTGCTGTGGCTATAGGCTAGGGATGCCAGCAACACAAGGGTAATGACCTGCTGGCCTCTGTTGCCTGGGCTCTGACTGCCCTGCCCACTGGGGCCTGGGAATGCAGGGCCACGGCAGGCAGGAACGTGTGAGGAGAGGTAGGCTTCCAGCCAGCCGGGCCTTTGACTTCAGCTGAGCCCCAGCTTCCTTAAAGAAGGTTAAGGATTATAAAAAATAACCTGTACAAAGCATCTTCCCAGGGCTGTCTGAATACCTAGACAGACGAGCCCAGGAAAGGGCTATTACTAAAAGATAACCATCAGTTCTCTGGGTTCCCGGATGAACACTGCCAAGGAGGGCAGGAGCTGGGCACACTGAATACCAGCAGTGGGTGACAACTTCCATTCTGCCTGGAATTCAGATCCTATACACCGCAAGTTTCCAAAAAGGGTGCTGTCCATTTCCCGAACGGTATGGAAAACATCCCACTGACCAGAGAAGTAGAAGCAGCCTCTTTTTGGGGTTTCACTATTGAAAATATTGTTATATAACCATGACAGCGAAAGCAGTAATGGGGCAAGGCTGTGAGGATTTAAGTAAGAAACATCAACAGATATCCTTATGCTGTGCTATATTTCAAAAATCTTCCACAAACGAGGTTCCACAATCTGGAAACAGATATGTAAAACAGCATATAAGCTGCGTTTACTTGCCCTTGAGCCAACAGAACACTCTCCACTGGGAATCATTAAGGAGAGTGTTTGCTGAAGGCCTGGTTGTGCTTTTTCCCTGTCCTGTATCCATCCTCCCTCTTTTCTGGTagcagtctttttctttctctccttttgggAAATAATCTTCCCCAGGGCTACATGTTGTCTTGGTGGTCATGTCAGTCAAAACACACTCCTCTCCCCTAGTCTCTTGAGCCAAGctgcaaaagaacaaaaaaataggGCCGGGGGCGGTGccttaggcctgtaatcctagcactttgggagtaggaggcaggcagatcacctgaggtcaggagttcaagaccagcctggctaacatggtgaaaccctgcctctacttaaaatacaaaaatttagctactcaggaggctgatgcaggagaatcgcttgaacccaggaggtggaagttgcagtgagccgagatcgcgccactgcactccagcctgggtgacacggtgcgacttcatttaaaacaaaacaaaacaaacaaacaaacaaaaaacaaaaaatagtctGTGATGATCTGTCCTAAGGCTACACGCTGAGGAGATATCCATTAGTCTCTATGACCAGAGCTACTCTACTGCTGTCTTTCTAAAGTCTTCCGGATCAGTCTTTTCCTCAGGTCTCTGAGCTATCCCATCCAataatttgttttgttgcttAAGGTAGCCAGTAAGTCTTTGTtacttataataataatttaaaaaaaactttatgcaGTACTTTTAAATGTTTGGGAGAAATCCCTTTGAAACAAATAGATACGTTTGTACTCATTGGAAAAACTGCAAATATCTGTTCTTCTGGtggaaattatttcaatatttgtgTCTATTTGGCTCCATCTATCAGGAGACACCGGTGACAGATTGAGAAAAGGACCCTGGATGTGACTGCATGACTCTCTAGATGCGTCACATCACCTTCCCgaccttcattttctcatctataaataaCCTGAGTTATCCCCAAGGTCCCTTCCAGCTTGAAAATGCGGTAATTCCATGGTTGTCTCTTTCCAAGGGCTTCCATGTCAGAGGAGAGGCCAgggtcttctctcttcctctgtcaggTCAGAGGCGCCCCGTGGACAAGGTAGAAGTTACAGTGCTGCCGCCAGCAGAAGACAGTGCTGAGTTCAGGGGAAATGAATAAGCAGGCACAGAGAGGAACActtggttttaaaaattctgtcagTTTAGAAATCCAGCCTCAAACACAGAGGTCCAATTGTCTCTTCAGTTTGCACAGCTACACCCAGTGTCTGATACAGAACGCCCTGGTGTGTGTCCATTCCCTGGATTGCCTGGGGAGCTGGCCAGATCACATTGCCGTCTGCCATCACATTGCTTTACACTTAGGATATAATAATACTGCCACTTCACACGCAGAGCGGGAGAGGAAGACTCTGAACACACTGCTAGGATTTATAGTGAGAATGGAAGAAAGGATTGCCACATAAGAGAAAGCCATTTGAATCAAGAGTTTTTCCAAAccttattctttttgctcagctAGCATATCCACTTTTGTTAACAGATGGGCAAAATGTATTCTAAACAAGAAAAGAAGGGATTTAAAGGCTTACAAGATCATGGGCTTGCTGCCTACCATTGGGGTCACCCAGACATACTCGAAGAAATACATGTATTAGTGCTGGTTTGACTGCTCCCTCACTTTGTCATTTCACTAAATCTCACTGGACCCATGGGGGAAGTAATTGCCTTCTGCATTCACTCAAGCACAAAAGCATCCCTGATAGCTGTGAGCAGCCCAGCTAGGGCTGgtaagcattttttgtttgtttgtttgtctaaataaaacattcttttctttatattttgtctGCTAGAATTCTGGCCCTTTTAGAAATTCATGTCCTAGCTGGATCTTCAGTCTGATTGAAGGCCACTTTTCTTTCCCATCCCCCAGTCCCAGAGACAAACTCTGAACTTGAGATATTATGACTGACAGGCCTTGCACGGGGTAGCTGGAGTCATAAAATTAACCTCTCAGTGTATTGTCCATgactggccataaactggcccttTTACCTACATCGAGGGCAGTGTGAGAAAGATGTGTCTTCAGAAGCCATCTAGAAATGAATCACTTCCAGCACCACAGCTAATACGTTAATGAGTCCCCAAAGAATAGAAATTCAGAAGCTGCCCTGAAGAGCTGCTTAGCAGCTCAGCTGAGAAGAAGAATCCCTAGTTTTATGGAAGATGTGTGATAATGAGGGGGTGAAAAGACAGAGTGAACTGGGACACTCTACGCATTACTTACCTTGctcaattatttttacttttctggtCCCACTCCCCCTCCATCACCACTCCCATCACACAGTAAAAACAAGCACTTCATACAGGATGTGGAACTTTGAGCTCAGCTTTTTTACAACTGTATGTTTGTTTTCACAGAAGAGGAACCACCACCCACCTGAGTTTTTGTCGGGCAGTCGGTTTATCCTCCACACAATGGAGTTGAAGGCATGCTCATACTTGGCAGTTCCCAGCGTTACTCTCATGACAGGCTCAGAGCCAGAAACACTAGTGGAGCCAAAACTTGCCCCCCGGTTCACTTTGGCTTTCAAAGACTTTTCCCCCAGGACACTTTCCCTGCGGAAGTTTTTCACCCACTCACTGGGCACAGGGTAACGGATCATCACATTCTCACAGGGAACCTGAGTGAGGGGGTCACGATTGGAGGAGAAGCCAGTTGACATCCTCAGCCAGCTCTGCACCTCCACCTCTGCCCCATTGACGCTTGCGGCTGTCCTGAGTGTGAAAGGCAAGGTCTTCTCAGCAAACACTGTCCTGAACCGCATTAGCTCAAACCGGCACGCATCCAAAGGGTTGAACAGAATGACCCGCGAGTTGTGGAATACATCCTCATCCACACACCCGTGGAAACGGCACTCATGAAGCTTGATCCactttgtggtggtggtgggcatgATGTCCTGCCTCAAAACTATTTCATTCCCTTTGACGAGGACATCATTGAGGCCCAGGCGGCACTCTGCGAGCCCAGACAGGAAACTCAGGATGTGGATCCGCGTCAAGACATGGTGCTGGAGAATCTGGTTGTCTCCTTTGCTCACAGTGCCAGAGAATTCATCTCTGACATCCACTGTAATCTCCTCTTCAAGGTAGTTCAGGCCAACTGTGCTCAAATCCATTGACAACACTGGCAGATCCATGAGACGGTCCTGAACTGCATGGATGAAACTCAGGAAGTCATCGTAATTGGTGGTGCCCAGCTTAATCACCTGTTCCCTCTCTGCTGTGTGGGCCACAGCAGGTTTGGGCTGGTATTTCTTCTTCTCCTTATAGGTGACACGGTCTATCCGCAAGCTGTGGATTCTGCCATTCTCATCATAGTTTTGAAGCCGGGGTTCTGAAATCTCGTGACAGATCTCCAGCTTGAACTCACGGAACGGTTTTTCTAGGCCCTGCTCATAATACAGCTGCAGGTAACCAGCATCTGTCAGTTTGACGTAGATCGGTCCCCAGTGCCTGGAGGACATGATGTTTTTCTTCTCAGGGATCCTCAACATCATTGGCCACCCGTCACGGGGCTGGGACCATGCTGATCCAGGCGGGTGAGCATCTAGCTCAATCCAGGCTATCGGGTCATCATCAGGTAGAGTTGCACTGCCAAAGTGATCAGGGTCATCAATTTGGAGTTGTTTGAGTTTTTCAACAGCATCAGAGTGTGACTGGGTTTTGCTTGAATCATCAAAACTGATGGCATCCTGGTAGATGACAATGAGGGAATCTCTTTGGCTTTTGCCCGTGGTACTGGAAATGGAACTGTTTTGGGAGCGCCTCTCCTGTTCCTCAAAGAAAGCACTGAAAGGGTTGATAGGGGAGGGCTGTACATCCTGCAGAGTCTCATTCAGGAAAGGGTTGGTTGCCCTCCAAGGT
The window above is part of the Macaca fascicularis isolate 582-1 chromosome 7, T2T-MFA8v1.1 genome. Proteins encoded here:
- the STON2 gene encoding stonin-2 isoform X3, with amino-acid sequence MTTLDHVIATHQSEWVSFNEEPPFPAHSQGGTEEHLPGLSSSPDQSESSSGENHVVDGGSQDHSHSEQDDSSEKMGLISEAASPPGSPEQPPPDLASAISSWVQFEDDTPWASTSPPHQETAETDKRTEWQTGRQTAVSPVQACSEHTSTHTHRLDPSPPSPQPRRSQNPAEGPEGASAPNDNSSSLQEDEEVEMEAISWQASSPAMNGHPAPPMTSARFPSWVTFDDNEVSCPLAPITSPLKPNTPLSASVIPDVPYNSMGSFKKRDRPKSTLMNFSKVQKLDISSLNRTPSVAEAPPWRATNPFLNETLQDVQPSPINPFSAFFEEQERRSQNSSISSTTGKSQRDSLIVIYQDAISFDDSSKTQSHSDAVEKLKQLQIDDPDHFGSATLPDDDPIAWIELDAHPPGSAWSQPRDGWPMMLRIPEKKNIMSSRHWGPIYVKLTDAGYLQLYYEQGLEKPFREFKLEICHEISEPRLQNYDENGRIHSLRIDRVTYKEKKKYQPKPAVAHTAEREQVIKLGTTNYDDFLSFIHAVQDRLMDLPVLSMDLSTVGLNYLEEEITVDVRDEFSGTVSKGDNQILQHHVLTRIHILSFLSGLAECRLGLNDVLVKGNEIVLRQDIMPTTTTKWIKLHECRFHGCVDEDVFHNSRVILFNPLDACRFELMRFRTVFAEKTLPFTLRTAASVNGAEVEVQSWLRMSTGFSSNRDPLTQVPCENVMIRYPVPSEWVKNFRRESVLGEKSLKAKVNRGASFGSTSVSGSEPVMRVTLGTAKYEHAFNSIVWRINRLPDKNSASGHPHCFFCHLELGSDREVPSRFANRVNVEFSMPTTSASKASVRSISVEDKTDVRKWVNYSAHYSYQVEIEQKKSLKPDFEGDEMDNPKECGVQ
- the STON2 gene encoding stonin-2 isoform X2; this translates as MTTLDHVIATHQSEWVSFNEEPPFPAHSQGGTEEHLPGLSSSPDQSESSSGENHVVDGGSQDHSHSEQDDSSEKMGLISEAASPPGSPEQPPPDLASAISSWVQFEDDTPWASTSPPHQETAETALPLTIPCWTCPSFDSLGRCPLTSESSWTTHSEDTSSPSFGCSYTDLQLINAEEQTSGQASGADSTDNSSSLQEDEEVEMEAISWQASSPAMNGHPAPPMTSARFPSWVTFDDNEVSCPLAPITSPLKPNTPLSASVIPDVPYNSMGSFKKRDRPKSTLMNFSKVQKLDISSLNRTPSVAEAPPWRATNPFLNETLQDVQPSPINPFSAFFEEQERRSQNSSISSTTGKSQRDSLIVIYQDAISFDDSSKTQSHSDAVEKLKQLQIDDPDHFGSATLPDDDPIAWIELDAHPPGSAWSQPRDGWPMMLRIPEKKNIMSSRHWGPIYVKLTDAGYLQLYYEQGLEKPFREFKLEICHEISEPRLQNYDENGRIHSLRIDRVTYKEKKKYQPKPAVAHTAEREQVIKLGTTNYDDFLSFIHAVQDRLMDLPVLSMDLSTVGLNYLEEEITVDVRDEFSGTVSKGDNQILQHHVLTRIHILSFLSGLAECRLGLNDVLVKGNEIVLRQDIMPTTTTKWIKLHECRFHGCVDEDVFHNSRVILFNPLDACRFELMRFRTVFAEKTLPFTLRTAASVNGAEVEVQSWLRMSTGFSSNRDPLTQVPCENVMIRYPVPSEWVKNFRRESVLGEKSLKAKVNRGASFGSTSVSGSEPVMRVTLGTAKYEHAFNSIVWRINRLPDKNSASGHPHCFFCHLELGSDREVPSRFANRVNVEFSMPTTSASKASVRSISVEDKTDVRKWVNYSAHYSYQVEIEQKKSLKPDFEGDEMDNPKECGVQ
- the STON2 gene encoding stonin-2 isoform X1, with product MTTLDHVIATHQSEWVSFNEEPPFPAHSQGGTEEHLPGLSSSPDQSESSSGENHVVDGGSQDHSHSEQDDSSEKMGLISEAASPPGSPEQPPPDLASAISSWVQFEDDTPWASTSPPHQETAETALPLTIPCWTCPSFDSLGRCPLTSESSWTTHSEDTSSPSFGCSYTDLQLINAEEQTSGQASGADSTDKRTEWQTGRQTAVSPVQACSEHTSTHTHRLDPSPPSPQPRRSQNPAEGPEGASAPNDNSSSLQEDEEVEMEAISWQASSPAMNGHPAPPMTSARFPSWVTFDDNEVSCPLAPITSPLKPNTPLSASVIPDVPYNSMGSFKKRDRPKSTLMNFSKVQKLDISSLNRTPSVAEAPPWRATNPFLNETLQDVQPSPINPFSAFFEEQERRSQNSSISSTTGKSQRDSLIVIYQDAISFDDSSKTQSHSDAVEKLKQLQIDDPDHFGSATLPDDDPIAWIELDAHPPGSAWSQPRDGWPMMLRIPEKKNIMSSRHWGPIYVKLTDAGYLQLYYEQGLEKPFREFKLEICHEISEPRLQNYDENGRIHSLRIDRVTYKEKKKYQPKPAVAHTAEREQVIKLGTTNYDDFLSFIHAVQDRLMDLPVLSMDLSTVGLNYLEEEITVDVRDEFSGTVSKGDNQILQHHVLTRIHILSFLSGLAECRLGLNDVLVKGNEIVLRQDIMPTTTTKWIKLHECRFHGCVDEDVFHNSRVILFNPLDACRFELMRFRTVFAEKTLPFTLRTAASVNGAEVEVQSWLRMSTGFSSNRDPLTQVPCENVMIRYPVPSEWVKNFRRESVLGEKSLKAKVNRGASFGSTSVSGSEPVMRVTLGTAKYEHAFNSIVWRINRLPDKNSASGHPHCFFCHLELGSDREVPSRFANRVNVEFSMPTTSASKASVRSISVEDKTDVRKWVNYSAHYSYQVEIEQKKSLKPDFEGDEMDNPKECGVQ
- the STON2 gene encoding stonin-2 isoform X4, which produces MTTLDHVIATHQSEWVSFNEEPPFPAHSQGGTEEHLPGLSSSPDQSESSSGENHVVDGGSQDHSHSEQDDSSEKMGLISEAASPPGSPEQPPPDLASAISSWVQFEDDTPWASTSPPHQETAETALPLTIPCWTCPSFDSLGRCPLTSESSWTTHSEDTSSPSFGCSYTDLQLINAEEQTSGQASGADSTDNSSSLQEDEEVEMEAISWQASSPAMNGHPAPPMTSARFPSWVTFDDNEVSCPLAPITSPLKPNTPLSASVIPDVPYNSMGSFKKRDRPKSTLMNFSKVQKLDISSLNRTPSVAEAPPWRATNPFLNETLQDVQPSPINPFSAFFEEQERRSQNSSISSTTGKSQRDSLIVIYQDAISFDDSSKTQSHSDAVEKLKQLQIDDPDHFGSATLPDDDPIAWIELDAHPPGSAWSQPRDGWPMMLRIPEKKNIMSSRHWGPIYVKLTDAGYLQLYYEQGLEKPFREFKLEICHEISEPRLQNYDENGRIHSLRIDRVTYKEKKKYQPKPAVAHTAEREQVIKLGTTNYDDFLSFIHAVQDRLMDLPVLSMDLSTVGLNYLEEEITVDVRDEFSGTVSKGDNQILQHHVLTRIHILSFLSGLAECRLGLNDVLVKGNEIVLRQDIMPTTTTKWIKLHECRFHGCVDEDVFHNSRVILFNPLDACRFELMRFRTVFAEKTLPFTLRTAASVNGAEVEVQSWLRMSTGFSSNRDPLTQVPCENVMIRYPVPSEWVKNFRRESVLGEKSLKAKVNRGASFGSTSVSGSEPVMRVTLGTAKYEHAFNSIVWRINRLPDKNSASGHPHCFFCHLELGSDREVPSRFANRVNVEFSMPTTSASKASVRSISVEDKTDVRKWVNYSAHYSYQTTETDNLPNPLFCSCLPHTDLKRGSKRMVKIRWNASLEVPPASSIRTMV